Proteins from one Rosa chinensis cultivar Old Blush chromosome 7, RchiOBHm-V2, whole genome shotgun sequence genomic window:
- the LOC112176525 gene encoding putative GPI-anchored protein pfl2 isoform X2 — MRLQKKSAAEVALVELSKSGDAAQCISQPVHEIGLCKNLLQEYAQKMNYAVPVYQCQRDTSSSKVPLYSCTVEIGGIRYIGAAATTKKEAEIKVARTALLALLLSDAESSMGSVGSSELTVLPSKRKRSECEEISNEPKPKKPPYKRRTFKKKAYEEKVGQTEVGNLAPGSESNESVKPMTAEAMPQEPVSKDIPHANNVNAEHGPSIASDFTNSSIVSGNVGSVSLSCGNITTLAKEVDMVSAVKPMTAEALPQDSVSEYITRANNVNAEHGLATASDFTNSSNGSGDVGSVSLSCGNTTASGKEVNMVSSVQPMTAETMPQDSVSEGIPHANNVNAEHGLSTASDFTNSSNESGDVGSVSLPSGNITTLAKEADMVSAVKPMTAEAMPQDSVSEDIPHANNVNAEQSTASDFTNGSNGSWDVGSVSLSCRNTTTSAKEVNMVAAVKPVSAEMMPQDLVSEDIPHANNVNAEHGPSAASDFTNGSNVSGDVGSVSLSCGDTTTLAEEVNMVSSGPCLEASSVMPGPD; from the exons ATGAGACTACAAAAGAAG TCAGCTGCTGAAGTTGCTCTGGTGGAGTTATCTAAATCTGGTGATGCTGCACAATGCATCTCTCAACCTGTC CATGAAATTGGCTTATGCAAAAATCTGCTTCAAGAGTATGCACAGAAGATGAATTATGCCGTTCCTGTATATCAGTGTCAGAGGGATACTTCTTCTAGCAAAGTACCACTGTATTCATGTACTGTCGAGATTGGGGGAATTCGTTATATTGGAGCTGCAGCAACAACCAAAAAGGAAGCTGAGATAAAAGTGGCTAGAACTGCTCTTCTAGCTCTCTTGTTAAGTGATGCTGAGTCATCCATGGGATCAGTTGGCAGCTCTGAGTTAACAGTGCTTCCATCTAAAAGAAAGCGGTCAGAATGTGAAGAGATTTCTAATGAACCTAAACCAAAGAAACCCCCATATAAGAGGAGAACGTTCAAAAAGAAAGCCTATGAAGAAAAGGTGGGCCAGACTGAAGTTGGAAATTTAGCACCAGGATCAGAGAGTAATGAATCCGTTAAGCCAATGACTGCAGAAGCTATGCCACAAGAGCCAGTGTCCAAGGATATTCCCCATGCTAATAATGTCAATGCTGAACATGGGCCGTCAATAGCTTCAGATTTCACCAACAGCAGCATTGTGAGTGGGAATGTGGGTTCAGTTTCACTGTCCTGTGGAAACATAACTACTTTGGCCAAGGAAGTGGATATGGTGTCTGCTGTTAAGCCAATGACTGCAGAAGCTTTGCCACAAGACTCAGTGTCTGAGTATATTACCCGTGCTAATAATGTGAACGCTGAACATGGGCTGGCAACAGCTTCAGATTTCACCAACAGCAGCAATGGAAGTGGGGATGTGGGTTCAGTTTCACTGTCCTGTGGAAACACAACTGCTTCGGGTAAGGAAGTGAATATGGTGTCTTCTGTTCAGCCAATGACTGCAGAAACTATGCCACAAGATTCAGTGTCTGAGGGTATTCCCCATGCTAATAATGTCAATGCTGAACATGGGCTGTCAACAGCTTCAGATTTCACCAACAGCAGCAATGAGAGTGGAGATGTGGGTTCAGTTTCACTGCCCTCTGGAAACATAACTACTTTGGCCAAGGAAGCGGATATGGTGTCTGCCGTTAAGCCAATGACTGCAGAAGCTATGCCACAAGACTCAGTGTCTGAGGATATTCCCCATGCTAATAATGTTAATGCTGAGCAGTCAACAGCTTCAGATTTCACCAACGGCAGCAATGGGAGTTGGGATGTGGGTTCAGTTTCACTGTCCTGCAGAAACACAACTACTTCGGCCAAGGAAGTGAATATGGTTGCTGCTGTTAAGCCAGTGTCTGCAGAAATGATGCCACAAGATTTGGTGTCTGAGGATATTCCCCATGCTAATAATGTGAATGCTGAACATGGGCCGTCAGCAGCTTCAGATTTCACCAACGGCAGCAATGTGAGTGGGGATGTGGGTTCAGTTTCACTGTCCTGTGGAGACACAACTACTTTGGCCGAGGAAGTGAATATGGTGTCTTCTGGACCTTGTTTGGAGGCTTCAAGTGTCATGCCTGGACCTGACTAA
- the LOC112179205 gene encoding geranylgeranyl transferase type-2 subunit alpha 1 produces the protein MHGLPRRAPKPEEEEALAAKAKDLRALQSQLLSNHHSKVYTKEALDVSAKLLEKNPECYTAWNYRKLAVQHNLLAVQSDSDSDSGAIKAILDLELKVVVDALKQNYKSYGAWHHRKWVLSKGHCSLDYELKLLKKFQTADSRNFHAWNYRRFVAALLNRSEKEELDYTTEMIENNFSNYSAWHNRSVLLSSLLKKEAPGFFPKEKVLNEEYGIVQQAIFTDPDDQSGWFHYRWLLDQTVKMDAPLLASSWPAHGSNVILSRNRHLYDCSASLFDSFHSDSGTFPLVLYFNQAVKGVNSSTVAIESLFCTEDLDWKPLLQISSQFSQVWVTHIRFPEANSQYEEACAVEVSVGLSQGIVSSSGFDYSHLTRLAFKVCLSPVDTEPSKTQGRDKILWRDENFSLYQTGSEEPHKSLSIDDLIIHNVDKPTTSNWRAETIANEIAIFRELLSETSCKIGKLTLARLLTAYDVIQSQCANKMVNSEEVLELYADLLKLDPTHCQYYKDEHSLVFLQQLTSSKESLLKHCFSHKTLASSSIGNYTCLCLNKLSLTRMGSIEKLLWVQMLDLSHNELHSIEGLEAMQLLSCLNLSNNKLGSFTALAPLRMLKSLQVLDISYNEIGSDTIDKTRYLFSSPLCHTEEISWNKDENVNGCINLTNYWDAFLIFKSMSLTQLAILGNTIAGENFKSFLVKVVPTLEWLDGDKLH, from the exons ATGCACGGACTTCCTCGGCGAGCTCCGaagccagaagaagaagaagctctaGCCGCCAAAGCCAAAGACCTCCGCGCTCTTCAGTCTCAGCTCCTCTCCAACCACCACAGCAAGGTTTACACCAAGGAAGCTCTCGATGTAAGCGCCAAGCTCCTCGAGAAAAACCCCGAGTGCTACACCGCCTGGAATTACCGAAAGCTCGCCGTCCAGCACAACCTCCTCGCCGTTCAGTCCGACTCCGACTCCGATTCCGGCGCGATCAAGGCTATTCTCGACCTGGAACTAAAAGTG GTGGTGGATGCGTTGAAGCAGAATTATAAGTCGTATGGAGCTTGGCATCATCGGAAATGGGTGCTGAGCAAGGGGCATTGTTCTTTAGACTATGAACTGAAGCTTCTCAAAAAGTTTCAGACCGCGGATTCCCGGAATTTCCATGCTTGGAATTACCGGAG ATTTGTAGCTGCATTGTTGAACAGATCAGAGAAGGAAGAATTGGATTATACCACCGAAATGATCGAAAACAATTTCAGCAATTACTCGGCCTGGCACAATCGTAG TGTACTCCTGTCTAGTTTGCTGAAGAAAGAAGCTCCAGGGTTCTTTCCAAAAGAGAAAGTTCTGAATGAGGAGTATGGGATTGTACAACAAGCTATTTTTACAGATCCAGATGATCAAAGCGGTTGGTTTCACTATCGTTGGCTTCTTGATCAGACGGTGAAAATGGATGCTCCTTTACTTGCTTCTTCTTGGCCTGCCCATGGATCCAATGTCATTCTATCAAGAAATAGGCACTTATATGATTGTTCGGCATCACTTTTTGATAGTTTCCATTCCGATTCAGGAACATTTCCACTGGTTCTATATTTTAATCAAGCTGTCAAAGGTGTAAATTCATCTACCGTAGCTATTGAATCTTTGTTTTGCACAGAAGATCTTGATTGGAAACCACTTTTACAAATTAGCTCCCAGTTTTCCCAAGTTTGGGTTACTCATATCCGATTTCCAGAAGCAAACTCCCAGTATGAAGAAGCCTGTGCGGTGGAAGTTAGTGTCGGACTGTCTCAGGGCATTGTTTCTTCAAGTGGTTTTGACTATAGCCATCTTACACGGTTGGCCTTCAAAGTGTGTCTGTCCCCTGTTGACACTGAACCGTCTAAAACGCAGGGCAGGGATAAAATTTTGTGGAGAGATGAAAATTTCTCCTTGTACCAAACAGGATCTGAGGAGCCACACAAATCACTCTCTATTGATGATCTAATAATTCACAATGTTGATAAGCCAACGACTTCAAATTGGCGTGCAGAGACTATTGCTAATGAAATTGCTATTTTCCGAGAGTTGTTGTCAGAGACAAGCTG TAAAATTGGAAAACTTACGTTGGCAAGATTACTAACAGCTTATGATGTTATTCAGTCTCAATGTGCAAACAAAATGGTCAATTCTGAAGAAGTTCTGGAGCTTTATGCTGACCTACTAAAGTTGGACCCGACACATTGTCAGTATTACAAAGATGAGCACAGCTTAGTTTTCTTGCAGCag TTAACTTCTAGTAAGGAGTCTCTGCTGAAACACTGCTTTAGCCATAAAACCCTGGCTTCTTCAAGCATTGGCAATTACACATGTCTATGTCTAAATAAGTTATCCCTAACGCGGATGGGATCCATTGAAAAATTATTGTGGGTTCAAATGCTGGACCTCAGCCACAATGAACTTCATTCAATTGAAG GATTGGAGGCCATGCAGCTTCTATCTTGCTTAAATCTGAGTAACAACAAGCTTGGTAGTTTTACTGCTCTTGCACCTTTGAGAATGTTGAAGTCTCTACAAGTGCTGGATATTTCATACAATGAGATAGGTTCAGACACTATCGACAAGACGAGGTATCTTTTCTCATCTCCTCTTTGTCACACAGAAGAAATTAGTTGGAACAAGGACGAAAATGTGAATGGATGTATCAATCTGACAAATTATTGGGATGCTTTCCTGATATTTAAAAGCATGAGCTTGACACAATTGGCCATATTGGGGAATACAATTGCTGGTGAAAACTTCAAGTCGTTTTTGGTCAAGGTAGTTCCTACTCTCGAGTGGCTGGATGGCGATAAATTGCACTGA
- the LOC112176525 gene encoding putative GPI-anchored protein pfl2 isoform X1, with product MATNAEFKGVSKCYVFKSRLQEYAQKMGIKTPVYETTKEGPSHEPSFRSTVILNDVRYDSLLGFTNRKAAEQSAAEVALVELSKSGDAAQCISQPVHEIGLCKNLLQEYAQKMNYAVPVYQCQRDTSSSKVPLYSCTVEIGGIRYIGAAATTKKEAEIKVARTALLALLLSDAESSMGSVGSSELTVLPSKRKRSECEEISNEPKPKKPPYKRRTFKKKAYEEKVGQTEVGNLAPGSESNESVKPMTAEAMPQEPVSKDIPHANNVNAEHGPSIASDFTNSSIVSGNVGSVSLSCGNITTLAKEVDMVSAVKPMTAEALPQDSVSEYITRANNVNAEHGLATASDFTNSSNGSGDVGSVSLSCGNTTASGKEVNMVSSVQPMTAETMPQDSVSEGIPHANNVNAEHGLSTASDFTNSSNESGDVGSVSLPSGNITTLAKEADMVSAVKPMTAEAMPQDSVSEDIPHANNVNAEQSTASDFTNGSNGSWDVGSVSLSCRNTTTSAKEVNMVAAVKPVSAEMMPQDLVSEDIPHANNVNAEHGPSAASDFTNGSNVSGDVGSVSLSCGDTTTLAEEVNMVSSGPCLEASSVMPGPD from the exons ATGGCTACCAATGCAGAATTTAAAG GTGTTTCAAAATGCTATGTATTCAAGAGCCGGTTGCAAGAGTATGCACAGAAAATGGGAATAAAGACACCAGTATATGAGACTACAAAAGAAGGTCCTTCACATGAGCCTTCCTTCAGGTCTACTGTGATATTAAATGATGTTAGATACGACTCTTTGCTTGGGTTTACTAATCGTAAGGCAGCTGAACAGTCAGCTGCTGAAGTTGCTCTGGTGGAGTTATCTAAATCTGGTGATGCTGCACAATGCATCTCTCAACCTGTC CATGAAATTGGCTTATGCAAAAATCTGCTTCAAGAGTATGCACAGAAGATGAATTATGCCGTTCCTGTATATCAGTGTCAGAGGGATACTTCTTCTAGCAAAGTACCACTGTATTCATGTACTGTCGAGATTGGGGGAATTCGTTATATTGGAGCTGCAGCAACAACCAAAAAGGAAGCTGAGATAAAAGTGGCTAGAACTGCTCTTCTAGCTCTCTTGTTAAGTGATGCTGAGTCATCCATGGGATCAGTTGGCAGCTCTGAGTTAACAGTGCTTCCATCTAAAAGAAAGCGGTCAGAATGTGAAGAGATTTCTAATGAACCTAAACCAAAGAAACCCCCATATAAGAGGAGAACGTTCAAAAAGAAAGCCTATGAAGAAAAGGTGGGCCAGACTGAAGTTGGAAATTTAGCACCAGGATCAGAGAGTAATGAATCCGTTAAGCCAATGACTGCAGAAGCTATGCCACAAGAGCCAGTGTCCAAGGATATTCCCCATGCTAATAATGTCAATGCTGAACATGGGCCGTCAATAGCTTCAGATTTCACCAACAGCAGCATTGTGAGTGGGAATGTGGGTTCAGTTTCACTGTCCTGTGGAAACATAACTACTTTGGCCAAGGAAGTGGATATGGTGTCTGCTGTTAAGCCAATGACTGCAGAAGCTTTGCCACAAGACTCAGTGTCTGAGTATATTACCCGTGCTAATAATGTGAACGCTGAACATGGGCTGGCAACAGCTTCAGATTTCACCAACAGCAGCAATGGAAGTGGGGATGTGGGTTCAGTTTCACTGTCCTGTGGAAACACAACTGCTTCGGGTAAGGAAGTGAATATGGTGTCTTCTGTTCAGCCAATGACTGCAGAAACTATGCCACAAGATTCAGTGTCTGAGGGTATTCCCCATGCTAATAATGTCAATGCTGAACATGGGCTGTCAACAGCTTCAGATTTCACCAACAGCAGCAATGAGAGTGGAGATGTGGGTTCAGTTTCACTGCCCTCTGGAAACATAACTACTTTGGCCAAGGAAGCGGATATGGTGTCTGCCGTTAAGCCAATGACTGCAGAAGCTATGCCACAAGACTCAGTGTCTGAGGATATTCCCCATGCTAATAATGTTAATGCTGAGCAGTCAACAGCTTCAGATTTCACCAACGGCAGCAATGGGAGTTGGGATGTGGGTTCAGTTTCACTGTCCTGCAGAAACACAACTACTTCGGCCAAGGAAGTGAATATGGTTGCTGCTGTTAAGCCAGTGTCTGCAGAAATGATGCCACAAGATTTGGTGTCTGAGGATATTCCCCATGCTAATAATGTGAATGCTGAACATGGGCCGTCAGCAGCTTCAGATTTCACCAACGGCAGCAATGTGAGTGGGGATGTGGGTTCAGTTTCACTGTCCTGTGGAGACACAACTACTTTGGCCGAGGAAGTGAATATGGTGTCTTCTGGACCTTGTTTGGAGGCTTCAAGTGTCATGCCTGGACCTGACTAA